The genomic interval CGCGCCACGAACTCCCTGTTCAGGGTCACGCCCGTTCCTGCCCCGGCCGGCACCGCCATCAGGCCGTCCACAGCCTCCAGCGGTTCGACGATCACGTCCTGCTCCCAGTAGCGGCTGGCGCTGCTGGTGTCTCCGGGCAGCGTGAAATTCGGCAGGGTCGACAGGTGAATATTGTGCGCCCGCCCGATGCCACTCTCCAGCATCCCGCCGCACCACACCGGCGCCCCAAAGGCCTGGGCCACGTCGTGCACCCGCCGGGCCTCGGCATGTCCCCCCACGCGCGACACCTTCACGTTGATGACGCCGCCCGCGCCCAGACCCAGGCCCTTGCGGGCGTCCTGGGCACTCGCCACACTTTCATCCAGGCACAGTGGCGTGCTCAGGCGGCGCTGCAACTCCGCATGGTCCACCAGATCATCCCAGGCGAGCGGCTGCTCGATGTATGTGAGGTTGAACGCATCCAGGGCCCGCAGCCGCCCGGTGTCGGCCAGGGTGTACGCGCTGTTGGCATCCACGGTCAGGCGAATGTCCGCAAAGGCTTCCCGCACGGCCCGCACCGGCTGCACATCCCAGCCGGGTTTGATCTTCAGCTTGATGCGCCGGTACCCCTGCTCCACGTGGCGGCGCACCACGTCCACGGTGGCAGCTTCGTCCGGCTGGATGCCCAGGCTCACGCCCACCTCCACCTGCTCCTTGCGGCCCCCGAGCAGCTGCCCGAGCGGCACGCCCAGCTGCCGCGCCCAGAGATCCCAGGCGGCCATCTCCACCATGGCGCGCGCCATGCGGTTGCCCCGGAACGACCCGAGCGCGTCATTCAACGCCTCCGGGTTCGCGAAGGACCGGCCCAGCACGCGCGGCAGGAACACCTCGCGCAGCAGGTGCAGGGCCCCGGCAATCGTTTCCTCCCGGTACATCGGCGCGAACTCCATGGTGCCTTCCGAGACGCCCTGTATGCCCTCACCGTGCAGCACGAGCAGGGGCACGACCTTCTCGGTCTGAACCCCAAAGCTCGTTTCGAACCGGAACTTCAGGGGAAGACGCACAACCAGCAGTTCTGCCGCTTCAATCTTGAACATGACCCAGTATGACCCGGGGGCTCAGGTCCTCCCCGAACAGCAGGTCTGCACCACAGCCAGAAGAGACCACCGCTTGCAAGGGTGTTTAAGGAGGGGAGAGGTCAAGGGGTTGACAGTGGGGCGGGGGACCTGTATCTTTTCTGAGCCTCAAGCGAGGCGGGAAGCATGACAGGCGAAGAGATGTGAAGACAGGCCAGCCTGACAGGGCTGGGTAAGCGGCACTCCCCCCGGGGTGCTCCAGACTTACGAGAGGCCGAGAGGCCGAAATGGTACCCAATGGGTACAGCCAAGCGCAAGCGAGGCATCAAACAGAGAGACACTGAGTTCGCTCAGTCTCAACCATTACTTGGAGAGTTTGATCCTGGCTCAGGGTGAACGCTGGCGGCGTGCTTAAGACATGCAAGTCGAACGGACACCTTCGGGTGTTAGTGGCGCACGGGTGAGTAACGCGTAACTGACCTACCCCAAAGTCGCGGATAACGGCTCGAAAGAGACGCTAATACGTGATGTGCAGTCAGATTATGTTCTGCCTGTAAAGATTGATTGCTTTGGGATGGGGTTGCGTTCCATCAGCTAGTTGGTGGGGTAAAGGCCCACCAAGGCGACGACGGATAGCCGGCCTGAGAGGGTGGCCGGCCACAGGGGCACTGAGACACGGGTCCCACTCCTACGGGAGGCAGCAGTTAGGAATCTTCCACAATGGGCGAAAGCCTGATGGAGCGACGCCGCGTGAGGGATGAAGGTTTTCGGATCGTAAACCTCTGAACTAGGGACGAAAGGGCCTTCGGGCAGATGACGGTACCTAGGTAATAGCACCGGCTAACTCCGTGCCAGCAGCCGCGGTAATACGGAGGGTGCAAGCGTTACCCGGAATCACTGGGCGTAAAGGGCGTGTAGGCGGGATGTTAAGTCTGGTTTTAAAGACCACCGCTCAACGGTGGGGATGGACTGGATACTGGCATTCTTGACCTCTGGAGAGGCAACTGGAATTCCTGGTGTAGCGGTGGAATGCGTAGATACCAGGAGGAACACCAATGGCGAAGGCAGGTTGCTGGACAGAAGGTGACGCTGAGGCGCGAAAGTGTGGGGAGCGAACCGGATTAGATACCCGGGTAGTCCACACCCTAAACGATGTACGTTGGCTAAGCGCAGGATGCTGTGCTTGGCGAAGCTAACGCGATAAACGTACCGCCTGGGAAGTACGGCCGCAAGGTTGAAACTCAAAGGAATTGACGGGGGCCCGCACAAGCGGTGGAGCATGTGGTTTAATTCGAAGCAACGCGAAGAACCTTACCAGGTCTTGACATGCACAGAACCTTTGAGAGATCAGAGGGTGCCCTTCGGGGAACTGTGACACAGGTGCTGCATGGCTGTCGTCAGCTCGTGTCGTGAGATGTTGGGTTAAGTCCCGCAACGAGCGCAACCCTTACTTTTAGTTGCCAGCATTGAGTTGGGCACTCTAGAGGGACTGCCTATGAAAGTAGGAGGAAGGCGGGGATGACGTCTAGTCAGCATGGTCCTTACGACCTGGGCTACACACGTGCTACAATGGATGGGACAACGCGCAGCCAACTTGCGAGAGTGAGCGAATCGCTGAAACCCATCCCCAGTTCAGATCGGAGTCTGCAACTCGACTCCGTGAAGTTGGAATCGCTAGTAATCGCAGGTCAGCATACTGCGGTGAATACGTTCCCGGGCCTTGTACACACCGCCCGTCACACCATGGGAGTAAATTGCAGCTGAAACCGCCGGGAGCCTCACGGCAGGCGTCTAGGCTGTGGTTCATGACTGGGGTGAAGTCGTAACAAGGTAACTGTACCGGAAGGTGCGGTTGGATCACCTCCTTTCTACAGGTCTCACATCTCTTCTCCCTCAACTTCGTTGAGTCCCTCTGCTTTTCCCTGTGCCCGGCGCCTTCCAGCGCCGGGCACGCGTTGTTTGTCGCCACCTCTGAGACCCCACGGCCGCACGTTGAACCCTGGGCGCGCGGCCGTGCCCCCTGCCTTCAGCTGGCCGGCCCAGCCACATGAACCGAGTACACTCTCAGGCATGAATTCATTCGAACAGGCGCAGCAGGACGTTCAGGCACTCAGCCGCAAACCCGGCAACGACGTGCTGCTCAAGCTCTACGCCCTCTACAAACAGGGTACGGCCGGTGACGTGAGTGGCGACCGCCCGGGGAGTTTCGACTTCGTGGGCGGCGCCAAATACGACGCCTGGGCACAGCTGCGGGGCATGAGCCAGGAGGACGCTCAGCGCGAGTACGTCACCCTGGTGGCCACCCTCAAAGCCCACAGCTGAGTCCCAGGCGGGCGCTCCCCACGTCAGCGGCGCCTGCGAACACGGTAAGCTGCGGGAGTGAGTGACGCGTCCCCGCCCCCCACGACCACGCCGGACGTGCTGAGCGCCGCGAAAACCCGCATGAAGGCCCTGGCCTCGCAGTACGGTGCCCGTCTGCCCGGCCTGGATACCCACAGCCTGATGGACGGTCTGGACGGCGTGCAGCTGACCTTCATGCCGATGGGCGACCGTGACGGTGCGTACGACCCGGAACACCACGTGATTCTGATCAACAGCCGCACGCGGCCAGAACGGCAGCGCTTCACACTGGCGCACGAAATCAGCCACGCCCTGCTTCTTGGGGATGACGACCTGCTCAGTGACCTGCACGACGCGTTCGAAGGTGACCGTCTGGAGCAGGTGATAGAGACGCTCTGCAACGTGGGGGCGGCCGCCCTGCTGATTCCTCCGGCCCTGGTTCAGGAGATGCTGGACCGGTTCGGCCCCACAGGACGCGCCCTGGGTGAACTGGCCCGCCGCGCGGATGTCAGTGCCAGCACCGCGCTGTACACGCTGGCGGAAATCACCACTGCGCCCGTGCTGTACGCCGTGTGCGCCGTGAGCCGCCTGAGCGACGAGGACGGCGAGGACGGCGGCAAGGGCCTGACGGTCCGCGTGAGCAGTGGTGCGCCCGGCGTGAAGTACTCGCTGAGGCCTGGCACGCCCATTCCCGAGACGCACCCGGTGGCGGTCGCCCTCGACACGCGCCTGCCCCTGGCCGAGGACAGTTTCGTGCCCTTCCGGTCCGGGCGGCGCATGCCGGCCCGCGTGGACGCCTTCCCGGACCGGCACCGCGTCATGGTCAGTTTCCTGCTGCGGGACCGTGCCGAGAAGGACGCCGTCAAGGAAGACGCGTGACGCATACGCTGACCTTCCGCCGCCCGGTGCCCGGAGCGGAGCGCAGCGCGTCCGGCTGGCACCTGACGTGGCAGGGAACGGCCGTCATGGGGATTCTGAACGTCACGCCCGACAGCTTCAGTGACGGTGGACGGCACGCGCCGCTGCCCGCGGCCCTGGCCGCCGCGCGCAGCATGCTGGAAGCAGGCGTGCTGTTTCTGGATGTGGGCGGGGAAAGCACCCGTCCGGGTGCCGAGCCCGTCCCGGCCGCCGCGGAACTGGACCGCGTCCTGCCGCTGATCCGGGCGTTGGCAGACAGCGGGGTGGTGATCAGTGTCGACACCATGAAACCTGAAGTGGCCCACGAGGCCCTGAAGGCCGGCGCGCACCTGATCAATGACGTGACCGGCCTGCGCGACCCTGAGATGATTCGCGTGTGCATTCAGGCCGGCGCGCCCGCGTGCCTCATGCACATGCAGGGCGAGCCGCGCACCATGCAGCTGCACCCCCACTACGACGACGTGGTGAGCGAGGTTCACGGCTGGCTGCGTGCCCAGGCGCAGGCCGCGCTCGCCGCAGGCGTTCCGGACGCGCTGCTGGACCCCGGCATCGGGTTCGGGAAAACGCTGGAGCACAACCTCGCCCTGCTGCGCGCCCTGCCGGATCTGACAGCCGGCCCCCACCCGGTTCTGGTGGCCGCCAGCCGCAAACGCCTGATCGACTTTATCGCACGGGTCCCTGATCCGGCCGACCGGGACCCAGGGACGCTGGCCGTACACCTGCACGCGGCGCGGCACGGCGCCGCCGTCGTGCGCGCCCACGCTGCCGGTGCACACGTGCAGGCCCTGCGCGTGCAGAGCGCCCTGGGGCAGGCAGGCGTGCACTAGACTCGTTGGTGATGAGGGAACGAGCATGAGCCGCGTTGTTCTGCAGGGCCTGGAATTTCACGCACGGCACGGCGTATACGACACCGAAGGCGTGCTGGGCGCCCGGTTCGTGGTGGACGCCGAACTGCACTACGCCTTCGCTGGCCTGACCGACCACCTGAGTGAAGCGGTGAACTACGCCGAGGTGTACGCCGCCATTCAGGAGGAGGTCACCGTGCCCCGCCACCAGCTGATCGAGGTGCTCACCGACCGGATTGCCCGCCGCGTGCTGCGCGACCAGCCGCGGCTCGCAGCGGTCACGGTGCGGGTGCACAAACCCTTCGCGCCGCTGCCCGGCGTCTTCCGAGACGTCTACGCGGAACTCAGGCTCAATCGCGATGACCTGTGACGGTTCCGGCGCCAGGCACCGACGCCACCATCGCGCTGGGCGCCAACCTGGGTGACCCACTGAGCACCCTGCGCGGCGCCGCAGCTGCCCTGTCCCGCCTCGGCACAGTCAGTGCCTGGTCCCGCCTGTACCGCACCGCCCCCGTCGGCGGCCCTCCCGGGCAGCCGGACTACCTGAACGCCGCCGTGCTGCTGCGCACCACCCTGCCCGCCCGGGACCTCCTGCGGGGCCTGCACAGCCTGGAAGCCCAGGCGGGCCGGCAGCGCCGCGAACGCTGGGAGGCCCGCGTGCTGGACCTGGACCTCATTACCTACGGCACCCTGGTGCACACCACAGCGGACCTGACCGTGCCGCACCCCCGCGCCTGGGACCGCGCGTTCGTCCTGGCCCCCCTCAATGACCTGAACCCGCACCTGCCGCACCCCCGGACCGGGGAGACCGTCGCGGCCGCCCTGGCCCGCGCGGACCGCCGCGGCCTGCAGGTGCACGCGGACACCTGGTTCCCCGCGCAATAGCCGGACACTGTTGTGACGCGCGCCGTTCCAGGCATGCCGGGGCGCTATGCTGGAGAGCGACATGAGCGAGCACACCAAATCCACCAGCCACGGAGGCGCTGGCCGCGCGCTGCTGTGGGTCGCGATCCTCCTGACGCTGGCCCTGCTGAGCTTCGTCACGGCCACCGCCGTGCGCCACAACCCCATCTACAGTGACCGGGACGCCAACGGCATCAGCAAGTACCGGTTCATCGAGGAGTGCAAGGAAATCGCCGAGGACAGCGAGGCCCTCACGGTCGGCGCCATGGGCCAGACGATTCCCCTGAAGACCCTGGTGGAGCAGAGCAGCCCCCTCAAGACGGGCGACGAACTGCGCGCCACCCTGGACGCTGAACCGCGCGAGATCATCAAGGCCACGCAGACCGTCGAGGGCGGCGGCTGGACCCTGACGGCTCCGGCGGCCATCTCCATTCATAACGGCGCCCGCGTGAGCACCCTCGGGCAGCTGCCCATGGCCTGCACACACGACAAGAAGACCGGCAAGACCACCGCCACCCTGAACCTGCCTGGCCAGTAACCTCAGGACCCAGAGCGCAGGCCCCGGCAATCACGTGCCGGGGCCTGCGCTCTGGGTCTTAAGGCAGGCCTGAGCGCCCAGCCGGCCGAGTTGACCTACATCACCACGTCCAGGCCGCTGAGACACTCCTCCGCAATAGCCCGCGCCAGCGGATCACGGGTGCTGCGCGCATAACTGACGCCCAACTGCAGGTGCCGCTGGCTGCCCTGCCCGCCCAGCAGTTCCAGCGTCTGGTAGAACGCCAGGTGGGTGTGCGCCAGCAGCACGTCCCGCGTCCGCTCGGGCGGCAGCACCGCCAGCAGGTCGAGCGCCTCGCCGTACAGCCGCAGCGCCCGGTCCTGGTCGCCCTCCACGGCGCTGTCCCGCCCCAGCTGCAGGGCGCGGGCCGCAGACAGGTACGCGCTTCGCATGCCCGGGATTCTAGCGCGCCGCTGCGGCCGCCGCTGCCCGTCAGGTGTCAGGGCCTGCGCTGAACAGGGCGGAAGACGCCGCACCTCATGAACGAAAGCCGGAGGAGATGCGGCCCTCACTCCACGGGGTGCACGGCCAGTACGCCGGCCGCGGCTGAACCGTCGATGGTCAGGACCTCCAGCCGGCACGGCAGGTCGTCCCGGCCCAGCTCGCGTGTCAGGTAGGCCAGTGCGGCCCGCTGCATCAGGGTCAGTTTGCGCGCCGTGACGGACTCGGCCGCCGACCCGAAGCGCGCCCCACGCCGCTGGCGCACCTCCGTGAACACCAGCGTGCCGTCCGCCTCCCTGGACACCAGATCAATCTCCCCACCTGGAATGCGGTAATTGCGGGCCACGATCACCCGCCCCAGCGTCCCCAGGTGCGCCTCGGCGCGGTCCTCGGCGTCGGCGCCCTTCATGCCCCCGCCCGTCCGCTCAGGCGAGCCACGCGGCCCAGCCCGTAAAGTCCGGCACCGCCAGCGTCGCCCCGGCCGCCCGCAGGGCCGACTCAGGCGCCGTGGTCGTCAGGGCCACCACCCGGCACCCCGCGCCCGCCGCGCTGCGCACCCCGTTGACGGCGTCCTCATGCGCCAGGCATTCCGCAGCGTTCAGGCCAAGCCGCTGGGCCCCCAGCAGGAACGGCTCCGGGTGCGGTTTACCCCTCGTGACGTCCTCCCCCAGCACCCGCGTGCGGAAGCGCGCTCCGAATCCCAGCTGCTCCATGCCGAACGCCACGTTCACCGCGTCGGCACTCGTGACCAGCGCGAACGGAATGCCCCGCTCATCCAGGGCGTCCAGGTAAGCGCTCAGGCCCCGCACCTCCCGCAGCGCCCCCGCCGCCAGGGTGCGGTAGCGGCCTTCCTTCGCCTCGTGGAACCGGGCGGCCAGCGCGTCATCCGGGTAGACCCCGGTGAGCCGCTCAAGAATCTCCGGATTGCGCCCCCCATCCACCTTGGTGTCCAGATCCTCCTCGGTCAGGGCCAGACCCAGTTCCTCCAGCGCAACCTCCTGCCACGCCCGCCGGTGGTGCAGGTTGTTCGCGGTAAGCACGCCGTCCATGTCGAACAGCACCCCCGCCGGCCGCCACGGCCACACGCTCACCCGGCCTCCGGGCCGTGTCCAAGTTCACCCAGCAGCTCCCGGTACAGCCGCGCGGCGTCCCGGCGCACGTCATCCAGCGAGGCGTCCTCATCCGCGAATTCCACCGCGGTCTCCAGCGCCGCTTCCAGCACCGCGGCGTAGATCGGCCACCGGCCCCCCGGCCCGTCCTCCGCCGGGCGGTGCTCGGCCTCATCCTCGGGCTCCATGGGCTCCCCGTCCAGGACCCGCAGGGCCGACTCGGCCGCAACCCGCTCGGCGTCCTTCTTGCTGCGGCCCGCACCGCCCTCACCCAGCAGCTCCCCGCCGATCCGGATGGTCACGTGGAACACCCGCTCGTGCGGGGGTCCGTCGGTCGTCACGTCAAACACCGGCGCGCCCAGCCCCAAACTCATGGCGCGCGCAATCAGGTCACCCTTCGCGTTCATGAAGTCAGCCTACCCGTGCAGGCCCGGCAGGCGCTACGCTCGGCGCATGCGGCGAACCTTATGGCTCCTGGTCCTGACCCTCAGCGCCGCCCTGGCCCAGCCCGCCCCGCTGCCCCGCCCCCCAGCAGCCGGCCCACTCATCCGCCCCGGGCAGGTGTGGACGCTGAGGGGCACCACCGCCGACGGCGAGCAGTTCCAGAGCACCCTGCGCCTCTCGGCCGGTGTGCCCACCACGCCCGGCACGTACCGCGCCGACCGGGGCGTGCTGCTGCTTGACGAGCAGGCCGCCACCCTGATTGCCCTGGACCTCAAAGACGCCCGGAACGGTGGCGTAGGGCTCGCCTGCGCCGTGACCCTCACGCCCACCGCACCCGCCCTGAGGGGCGTGCTGGCCGCCGGGCCCCTGGCCGACCTGCCGGGCCGGCTGGAAGCGGCCCTGGCCGTATTGAGCGTCACCCACACCCCGGACGAGCAGGCGCAGGCCATCCGCGAACTGAAGCTCGGCACCTGCACCCTCCACCTGAACCCCTGACCCGCCTGGCGCGCAGACCGGAGAACAGGAGTGTGCCGTCCCCCGGTCCGCGGCGGCCGACACATACAGTTCCAGGTGCTCCTCTCACCAGCCGGTCTGCGAAATGGCTGCCCTGGGCGGCTCATGGCCTATGGCAATGACGCGCAGGGCAGTGACGCGTGGTGCACCCAGCAGGCGGGCGGTGAAGGCAGGTTGCCCTGCTGCCCCGCACCCACAACATGACCATCCTGCCTCTGCGTACGCCCGCGAACTCCTCCCCGGAGTGCTCAGAAAATGTTGGAGAGCAGTAGCGATTGATCGTCACTCGAGCCGTCTGTCGGCCGCACGAGGCTGAACGTTGGCCTGCAGGACCTGCGCCTTTTCTGCGGCCGGGCCGTTCGGTTTCTCACCCCGGTTCACTGCGCGGTGTTCCCCCTGTGGCCTCGCGGACAGGACATCCGAACGGCCCTGACGCCGGAATCAGCCCACAGTCCCTGGACGCCCACTTCCGCACGTCGTTCCTGGCTGCTTTCATGCCCTCGGGGCCTGGTATGGGGCCCAGCCCCATGCCACTTCTGGGGCCGCGGATGAAGTGCAGGCTGGCGAGGCAGAGTGCGCTGGCCGTGAGGCGCACAATCGCGCCGTTGGTGTCAGCAGAGCCGGGTTCGGGAACGTCATCCCGGCGGGTCTCACCGACGCTCTGCCCTCTCACTGGGTTCATCGCTCTTTCCTGCCGGGCAGGCTCCGGCTTCACGCGGCCCCGGCACACAGGAACAGAACCTCAGATTGGCTGCCCCGCGTCAGCGGCGGCCTTTGCGGCGCACCTTCTGCCCGGGCACTGTGGCCTGCTGGAATTCCTTCCCCTGCAGCTTCGCCTCGATGGCGCGGATCTGGTCGCGCAGGCTCGCGGCCCGCTCGAAGTCCAGGTCCTCGCTGGCCTGCCACATGTCGAGTTCCAGGTCCGTGAGCTGGGTGGTGAGGGCGTCACGGTCGTCGCCGACCGTCGCGTCGCTGATCTCGGTGGGCTGCTCCTCACCGCGGATCACGTCGCGCACGCCCTTGATGATGGTGGTGGGCGTGATCCCGTGCTCCTCGTTGTACGCCATCTGCTTCTCACGGCGGCGCTGCGTCTCGTCCATCGCGTAGCGCATGGCGGGCGTGATGGTGTCCCCGTACAGGATGACCTCGCCGTGCACGTTGCGCGCCGCGCGCCCGATCGTCTGGATCAGGGCGCGTTCGCTGCGCAGGAAGCCGGGCTTGTCCGCGTCGAGGATGGCCACCAGGGACACCTCGGGCAGGTCCAGGCCCTCACGCAGCAGGTTGATGCCGACCAGCACGTCGTAGTGCCCCAGGCGCAGGTCGCGGATGATCACCTGGCGTTCCACCGAGTCGATGTCACTGTGCATGTACCGGGCCTTCACGCCTTTCTCGAGCAGGTACTCGGTGAGGTCCTCGGACATCCGCTTGGTGAGGGTGGTGACCAGGGTGCGTTCGCCCCTGGCGCTGCGGTCCCGCACGCGGCCCAGCAGGTCCTCGATCTGGCCGTTGATGGGCCGCACGGTGACGGGCGGGTCCACCAGGCCCGTGGGGCGGATGATCTGGTCGGCGATGCTGTCGCTGTGCTCCCGCTCGAACGCGCCGGGGGTGGCCGACACGAACACCGTCTGTCCGGTCTTCGCGAGGAACTCGTCGAAGTTCAGAGGGCGGTTGTCCATGGCAGAGGGCAGCCGGAAGCCGTAATCCACGAGGGTCTGTTTGCGGGCGCGGTCCCCGTTGGCCATGCCGCCGATCTGCGGAACGGTGACGTGCGATTCGTCAATGAAGGTCAGGAAGTCATCGGGGAAGTAGTCCAGCATGGTGTACGGCGTGGCGCCGGTCGCGCGGCCATCAATGTGACGGGAGTAGTTCTCGATCCCGGAGCAGTACCCGAGGACCTTCAGCATTTCCAGGTCGTAGAGGGTGCGTTCTTTCAGCCGCTGGGCTTCAAGAAGTTTGCCCACCGAACTGAAGTACTCGAGCCGTTCATCGAGTTCCTGCTGAATGGTCACGATGGCGCGCTCGATGTTCCCGGCACTGCTCACGTAATGCTTGGCGGGGTACACGACCGTGGCGTCCAGATCCGCAAGGCGGTCCCCGGTGAGGGGGTGCACCACACTGATGCGTTCCACGTCGTCCCCCCACAGTTCGATCCGCAGAGGCTGCTCGTCGTACGCGGGCCAGACGGTCACGATCTCGCCCTTCACGCTGAAACGCCCGGGCATGAGTTCAATGTCGTTGCGTTCGTACTGCATGTTCACCAGCCGCGCCAGCAGTTCGTCGCGGGGCATGCTGCCGCCCTTTTTCAGGATGGCATTGAGCGCGGTGTACTCTTTCGGGTCGCCCAGGCCGTAGATGCACGACACGCTGGCCACGACGATGGTGTCGCGCCGCGTGAGCAGACTGCGGGTGGTGGAGTGCCGCAGTCGCTCGATCTCCTGGTTCACGCTGGCGTCTTTCTCGATGAACAGGTCCTTGCCCGGCACGTACGCCTCGGGCTGGTAGTAGTCGTAGTACGAGATGAAGAACTCCACCGCGGCGTCCGGGAAGAACTCCCGGAATTCACTGGCGAGCTGCGCCGTGAGGATCTTGTTGGGCGCCATGATCAGCGCGGGCCGCTGCGTCTCCTCAATGACCTTCGCCATGGCGTAGGTCTTGCCGGTGCCGGTCGCGCCGAGCAGCGTCTGGAAGCGCAGACCCGAGTCGAGGCCGTCCACCAGGGAACGGATCGCGGTGGGCTGGTCACCTGAGGGTTGAAACGCGGACTTGACGTTGAGCATGAAACCTCCGGCGAAGCAGGGAAGAGAGGACGGCGCGCGGGCCGAACGAATCTCCCTATATTACGCCCTGGACGTAAGTGAACTGTAGGCCGGATGGCTGAAGGGAACCTTGACCGAAAGTACCTGCCCTGACCCGCGCGCGTGACCTCAGCTGGCTCACCGCTGGCCTTCAATTTCGCGCGCATCCTCGTCCACCTGAGTGACCGTAGCGGCGGCCGAACCATGCTGCCGCTCGTCCGGGTCGGCCTGCACCCGGAAGACGTGCTCCTCGCGTTCGACCCCAGCCTTGAATGGGTGTTCCTGGTGTGTGCCGGCCGGCATCACCGACGCGAGCCTGACCTGCCGCTCAGGGCGGTGGGTGCACCTCGGCCAGCGCGCCTTCCTGACCGGTGCCGCGCAGGACCTCGTCGGCAACCCCCAGAAACGCCCGGACGACGGGGCTGCGGCCGTCCCCGCGCCGCCATACGGCCACGATCTCCACCGTGGGGGCGTCCTCGACCGGACGGTACACCACGCCCGGCAGGGACAGCCGGCTGAAGAATTCAATGGGAAGGAACACCCCGACGCCCGCGGCCACCAGGGACAGCAGCGTGGGCACCTCAATGGCCTCCTGCACCACGTGCGGCGTGAAGTGCGCGCCGGCGCACCAGCGCATCACCTGATCGAAGTACGTCGCGCGGATCTGCCTGGGGAAGAACACAAACGGCTCGTGGCGCAGGTCACTGATCTTCAGGCGGCGTTTGCGGGCCAGCGGGTGCGCGGCAGGAAGCGCCGCCACGAGCGGCTGACGCCACAGGGCGCGTGATTCCAGCGTCGGGTCACGCACCGGGAGCAGCATCAGGCCAATGTCCGCCTGGTGCCCGCGCAGGGCGGGCTCCTGTTCCTGCGCGGTCAGTTCGCGCAGATCCACGCTGACGTTCGGGTACAGCTCGCGGAACCGCCGCACGATCTCCGGCAGGCCCCCGAACGCGAGGCCACTGACAAACCCGATGGTGAGGCGGCCCACCTCGCCTCGCGCGGC from Deinococcus taeanensis carries:
- the menC gene encoding o-succinylbenzoate synthase; the protein is MFKIEAAELLVVRLPLKFRFETSFGVQTEKVVPLLVLHGEGIQGVSEGTMEFAPMYREETIAGALHLLREVFLPRVLGRSFANPEALNDALGSFRGNRMARAMVEMAAWDLWARQLGVPLGQLLGGRKEQVEVGVSLGIQPDEAATVDVVRRHVEQGYRRIKLKIKPGWDVQPVRAVREAFADIRLTVDANSAYTLADTGRLRALDAFNLTYIEQPLAWDDLVDHAELQRRLSTPLCLDESVASAQDARKGLGLGAGGVINVKVSRVGGHAEARRVHDVAQAFGAPVWCGGMLESGIGRAHNIHLSTLPNFTLPGDTSSASRYWEQDVIVEPLEAVDGLMAVPAGAGTGVTLNREFVARVAEVQEEVRA
- a CDS encoding acyl-CoA-binding protein — protein: MNSFEQAQQDVQALSRKPGNDVLLKLYALYKQGTAGDVSGDRPGSFDFVGGAKYDAWAQLRGMSQEDAQREYVTLVATLKAHS
- a CDS encoding ImmA/IrrE family metallo-endopeptidase; amino-acid sequence: MKALASQYGARLPGLDTHSLMDGLDGVQLTFMPMGDRDGAYDPEHHVILINSRTRPERQRFTLAHEISHALLLGDDDLLSDLHDAFEGDRLEQVIETLCNVGAAALLIPPALVQEMLDRFGPTGRALGELARRADVSASTALYTLAEITTAPVLYAVCAVSRLSDEDGEDGGKGLTVRVSSGAPGVKYSLRPGTPIPETHPVAVALDTRLPLAEDSFVPFRSGRRMPARVDAFPDRHRVMVSFLLRDRAEKDAVKEDA
- the folP gene encoding dihydropteroate synthase; translated protein: MTHTLTFRRPVPGAERSASGWHLTWQGTAVMGILNVTPDSFSDGGRHAPLPAALAAARSMLEAGVLFLDVGGESTRPGAEPVPAAAELDRVLPLIRALADSGVVISVDTMKPEVAHEALKAGAHLINDVTGLRDPEMIRVCIQAGAPACLMHMQGEPRTMQLHPHYDDVVSEVHGWLRAQAQAALAAGVPDALLDPGIGFGKTLEHNLALLRALPDLTAGPHPVLVAASRKRLIDFIARVPDPADRDPGTLAVHLHAARHGAAVVRAHAAGAHVQALRVQSALGQAGVH
- the folB gene encoding dihydroneopterin aldolase, whose product is MSRVVLQGLEFHARHGVYDTEGVLGARFVVDAELHYAFAGLTDHLSEAVNYAEVYAAIQEEVTVPRHQLIEVLTDRIARRVLRDQPRLAAVTVRVHKPFAPLPGVFRDVYAELRLNRDDL
- the folK gene encoding 2-amino-4-hydroxy-6-hydroxymethyldihydropteridine diphosphokinase, with the translated sequence MTVPAPGTDATIALGANLGDPLSTLRGAAAALSRLGTVSAWSRLYRTAPVGGPPGQPDYLNAAVLLRTTLPARDLLRGLHSLEAQAGRQRRERWEARVLDLDLITYGTLVHTTADLTVPHPRAWDRAFVLAPLNDLNPHLPHPRTGETVAAALARADRRGLQVHADTWFPAQ
- a CDS encoding YraN family protein — translated: MKGADAEDRAEAHLGTLGRVIVARNYRIPGGEIDLVSREADGTLVFTEVRQRRGARFGSAAESVTARKLTLMQRAALAYLTRELGRDDLPCRLEVLTIDGSAAAGVLAVHPVE
- a CDS encoding HAD family hydrolase, producing the protein MSVWPWRPAGVLFDMDGVLTANNLHHRRAWQEVALEELGLALTEEDLDTKVDGGRNPEILERLTGVYPDDALAARFHEAKEGRYRTLAAGALREVRGLSAYLDALDERGIPFALVTSADAVNVAFGMEQLGFGARFRTRVLGEDVTRGKPHPEPFLLGAQRLGLNAAECLAHEDAVNGVRSAAGAGCRVVALTTTAPESALRAAGATLAVPDFTGWAAWLA
- a CDS encoding double-stranded RNA binding motif domain-containing protein, with the protein product MNAKGDLIARAMSLGLGAPVFDVTTDGPPHERVFHVTIRIGGELLGEGGAGRSKKDAERVAAESALRVLDGEPMEPEDEAEHRPAEDGPGGRWPIYAAVLEAALETAVEFADEDASLDDVRRDAARLYRELLGELGHGPEAG
- the uvrB gene encoding excinuclease ABC subunit UvrB encodes the protein MLNVKSAFQPSGDQPTAIRSLVDGLDSGLRFQTLLGATGTGKTYAMAKVIEETQRPALIMAPNKILTAQLASEFREFFPDAAVEFFISYYDYYQPEAYVPGKDLFIEKDASVNQEIERLRHSTTRSLLTRRDTIVVASVSCIYGLGDPKEYTALNAILKKGGSMPRDELLARLVNMQYERNDIELMPGRFSVKGEIVTVWPAYDEQPLRIELWGDDVERISVVHPLTGDRLADLDATVVYPAKHYVSSAGNIERAIVTIQQELDERLEYFSSVGKLLEAQRLKERTLYDLEMLKVLGYCSGIENYSRHIDGRATGATPYTMLDYFPDDFLTFIDESHVTVPQIGGMANGDRARKQTLVDYGFRLPSAMDNRPLNFDEFLAKTGQTVFVSATPGAFEREHSDSIADQIIRPTGLVDPPVTVRPINGQIEDLLGRVRDRSARGERTLVTTLTKRMSEDLTEYLLEKGVKARYMHSDIDSVERQVIIRDLRLGHYDVLVGINLLREGLDLPEVSLVAILDADKPGFLRSERALIQTIGRAARNVHGEVILYGDTITPAMRYAMDETQRRREKQMAYNEEHGITPTTIIKGVRDVIRGEEQPTEISDATVGDDRDALTTQLTDLELDMWQASEDLDFERAASLRDQIRAIEAKLQGKEFQQATVPGQKVRRKGRR